The following are encoded together in the Anguilla rostrata isolate EN2019 chromosome 19, ASM1855537v3, whole genome shotgun sequence genome:
- the mlc1 gene encoding membrane protein MLC1 isoform X2 → MQREELSAREEFGYDCMPPLERGVGGTGGRRSERDRPERDSYTVDVRASDLQLPQSPALQHCLSCRAWLYSALIGGSLLISAGFSLYLGNVFPDAMDYLRCAAGSSIPAAVVSFAIAKNRHVAVSDLQVVFVSSFAVTTTCLVWFGCKLVLSPSAVNINFNLILLILLEVLLASTVILSARSAEDCCSHGKVSLLNYISSSSSLPRLLPSLRSPLPLLQPVTCEGPVVVTPPTFPARLIKAYSVIEVIVGISAVFGGIIALNMDALAPGPLLSATFFWILVACFPSAIASHVVAEYPNKCLVEVLIAIASVTSPLLFSASGFLSCSVVNFAEIFLHDNPVTKVGDVLLMILTLLLLVQAVLTLVTVVHCASYKSQLRLAGLVRAQTTTLQSHHSEQPAANGTLRDFDKDKAWKAVVVQMAQ, encoded by the exons atgcagagggaggagctgtCCGCGAGGGAGGAGTTCGGCTACGACTGCATGCCCCCGCTGGAGCGGGGCGTGGGGGGGACGGGCGGGCGGCGGTCGGAACGGGACCGGCCGGAGAGGGACAGCTACACGGTGGACGTGAGGGCCAGCGACCTCCAGCTGCCCCAGTCCCCGGCCCTGCAACACTGCCTCAGCTGCAGGGCCTGGCTCTACAGCGCCCTCATAGGG GGCAGTCTCTTGATCTCAGCGGGCTTCTCTCTCTACCTGGGCAACGTCTTCCCAGACGCCATGGACTACCTGCGCTGCGCCGCCGGCTCT AGCATTCCAGCTGCAGTTGTGAGCTTTGCGATTGCCAAGAACAGACACGTCGCG GTGTCGGATCTGCAGGTGGTGTTCGTGTCTTCCTTCGCCGTCACGACCACCTGCCTGGTGTGGTTCGGCTGCAAGCTGGTGCTCAGCCCCTCAGCGGTCAAC ATCAACTTCAACCTCATCCTGCTCATCCTGCTGGAGGTCCTGCTGGCCAGCACGGTCATCCTGTCCGCGCGCTCCGCGGAGGACTGCTGCAGCCACGGCAAG gTGTCTCTCCTAAACTatatctcctcctcctcctccctgccccgcctcctcccttctctccgctcccccctccccctcctccagccagTGACCTGCGAGGGCCCTGTGGTTGTGACTCCGCCCACTTTCCCTGCCCGCCTCATCAAGGCCTACTCT GTAATTGAGGTCATAGTGGGAATCTCCGCAGTGTTTGGGGGCATCATCGCTCTCAACATGGACGCCCTGGCCCCGGGACCCCTCCTCTCTGCCACCTTCTTCTGGATCCTGGTGGCT TGCTTCCCCAGTGCTATTGCCAGCCACGTGGTGGCAGAGTACCCCAATAAATGCCTG GTGGAGGTGTTGATTGCCATTGCCAGTGTAACGTCCCCGTTGCTCTTCTCCGCCTCTGGGTTCCTCTCCTGCAGCGTGGTGAACTTCGCCGAAATCTTCCTGCACGACAACCCCGTCACTAAGGTCGGT GACGTGCTGCTGATGATCCtgacgctgctgctgctggtgcaggcCGTGTTGACGCTGGTCACGGTGGTGCACTGCGCCTCCTACAAGAGCCAGCTCCGCCTGGCAGGCCTGGTCAGAGCCCAGACCACGACACTGCAGAGTCACCACAGCgag CAACCGGCGGCCAATGGGACGCTCCGAGACTTTGACAAGGACAAGGCCTGGAAGGCGGTGGTGGTGCAGATGGCTCAGTGA
- the mlc1 gene encoding membrane protein MLC1 isoform X3, translated as MQREELSAREEFGYDCMPPLERGVGGTGGRRSERDRPERDSYTVDVRASDLQLPQSPALQHCLSCRAWLYSALIGGSLLISAGFSLYLGNVFPDAMDYLRCAAGSSIPAAVVSFAIAKNRHVAVSDLQVVFVSSFAVTTTCLVWFGCKLVLSPSAVNINFNLILLILLEVLLASTVILSARSAEDCCSHGKPVTCEGPVVVTPPTFPARLIKAYSVIEVIVGISAVFGGIIALNMDALAPGPLLSATFFWILVACFPSAIASHVVAEYPNKCLVEVLIAIASVTSPLLFSASGFLSCSVVNFAEIFLHDNPVTKQSHDVLLMILTLLLLVQAVLTLVTVVHCASYKSQLRLAGLVRAQTTTLQSHHSEQPAANGTLRDFDKDKAWKAVVVQMAQ; from the exons atgcagagggaggagctgtCCGCGAGGGAGGAGTTCGGCTACGACTGCATGCCCCCGCTGGAGCGGGGCGTGGGGGGGACGGGCGGGCGGCGGTCGGAACGGGACCGGCCGGAGAGGGACAGCTACACGGTGGACGTGAGGGCCAGCGACCTCCAGCTGCCCCAGTCCCCGGCCCTGCAACACTGCCTCAGCTGCAGGGCCTGGCTCTACAGCGCCCTCATAGGG GGCAGTCTCTTGATCTCAGCGGGCTTCTCTCTCTACCTGGGCAACGTCTTCCCAGACGCCATGGACTACCTGCGCTGCGCCGCCGGCTCT AGCATTCCAGCTGCAGTTGTGAGCTTTGCGATTGCCAAGAACAGACACGTCGCG GTGTCGGATCTGCAGGTGGTGTTCGTGTCTTCCTTCGCCGTCACGACCACCTGCCTGGTGTGGTTCGGCTGCAAGCTGGTGCTCAGCCCCTCAGCGGTCAAC ATCAACTTCAACCTCATCCTGCTCATCCTGCTGGAGGTCCTGCTGGCCAGCACGGTCATCCTGTCCGCGCGCTCCGCGGAGGACTGCTGCAGCCACGGCAAG ccagTGACCTGCGAGGGCCCTGTGGTTGTGACTCCGCCCACTTTCCCTGCCCGCCTCATCAAGGCCTACTCT GTAATTGAGGTCATAGTGGGAATCTCCGCAGTGTTTGGGGGCATCATCGCTCTCAACATGGACGCCCTGGCCCCGGGACCCCTCCTCTCTGCCACCTTCTTCTGGATCCTGGTGGCT TGCTTCCCCAGTGCTATTGCCAGCCACGTGGTGGCAGAGTACCCCAATAAATGCCTG GTGGAGGTGTTGATTGCCATTGCCAGTGTAACGTCCCCGTTGCTCTTCTCCGCCTCTGGGTTCCTCTCCTGCAGCGTGGTGAACTTCGCCGAAATCTTCCTGCACGACAACCCCGTCACTAAG caATCGCACGACGTGCTGCTGATGATCCtgacgctgctgctgctggtgcaggcCGTGTTGACGCTGGTCACGGTGGTGCACTGCGCCTCCTACAAGAGCCAGCTCCGCCTGGCAGGCCTGGTCAGAGCCCAGACCACGACACTGCAGAGTCACCACAGCgag CAACCGGCGGCCAATGGGACGCTCCGAGACTTTGACAAGGACAAGGCCTGGAAGGCGGTGGTGGTGCAGATGGCTCAGTGA
- the mlc1 gene encoding membrane protein MLC1 isoform X1 yields the protein MQREELSAREEFGYDCMPPLERGVGGTGGRRSERDRPERDSYTVDVRASDLQLPQSPALQHCLSCRAWLYSALIGGSLLISAGFSLYLGNVFPDAMDYLRCAAGSSIPAAVVSFAIAKNRHVAVSDLQVVFVSSFAVTTTCLVWFGCKLVLSPSAVNINFNLILLILLEVLLASTVILSARSAEDCCSHGKVSLLNYISSSSSLPRLLPSLRSPLPLLQPVTCEGPVVVTPPTFPARLIKAYSVIEVIVGISAVFGGIIALNMDALAPGPLLSATFFWILVACFPSAIASHVVAEYPNKCLVEVLIAIASVTSPLLFSASGFLSCSVVNFAEIFLHDNPVTKQSHDVLLMILTLLLLVQAVLTLVTVVHCASYKSQLRLAGLVRAQTTTLQSHHSEQPAANGTLRDFDKDKAWKAVVVQMAQ from the exons atgcagagggaggagctgtCCGCGAGGGAGGAGTTCGGCTACGACTGCATGCCCCCGCTGGAGCGGGGCGTGGGGGGGACGGGCGGGCGGCGGTCGGAACGGGACCGGCCGGAGAGGGACAGCTACACGGTGGACGTGAGGGCCAGCGACCTCCAGCTGCCCCAGTCCCCGGCCCTGCAACACTGCCTCAGCTGCAGGGCCTGGCTCTACAGCGCCCTCATAGGG GGCAGTCTCTTGATCTCAGCGGGCTTCTCTCTCTACCTGGGCAACGTCTTCCCAGACGCCATGGACTACCTGCGCTGCGCCGCCGGCTCT AGCATTCCAGCTGCAGTTGTGAGCTTTGCGATTGCCAAGAACAGACACGTCGCG GTGTCGGATCTGCAGGTGGTGTTCGTGTCTTCCTTCGCCGTCACGACCACCTGCCTGGTGTGGTTCGGCTGCAAGCTGGTGCTCAGCCCCTCAGCGGTCAAC ATCAACTTCAACCTCATCCTGCTCATCCTGCTGGAGGTCCTGCTGGCCAGCACGGTCATCCTGTCCGCGCGCTCCGCGGAGGACTGCTGCAGCCACGGCAAG gTGTCTCTCCTAAACTatatctcctcctcctcctccctgccccgcctcctcccttctctccgctcccccctccccctcctccagccagTGACCTGCGAGGGCCCTGTGGTTGTGACTCCGCCCACTTTCCCTGCCCGCCTCATCAAGGCCTACTCT GTAATTGAGGTCATAGTGGGAATCTCCGCAGTGTTTGGGGGCATCATCGCTCTCAACATGGACGCCCTGGCCCCGGGACCCCTCCTCTCTGCCACCTTCTTCTGGATCCTGGTGGCT TGCTTCCCCAGTGCTATTGCCAGCCACGTGGTGGCAGAGTACCCCAATAAATGCCTG GTGGAGGTGTTGATTGCCATTGCCAGTGTAACGTCCCCGTTGCTCTTCTCCGCCTCTGGGTTCCTCTCCTGCAGCGTGGTGAACTTCGCCGAAATCTTCCTGCACGACAACCCCGTCACTAAG caATCGCACGACGTGCTGCTGATGATCCtgacgctgctgctgctggtgcaggcCGTGTTGACGCTGGTCACGGTGGTGCACTGCGCCTCCTACAAGAGCCAGCTCCGCCTGGCAGGCCTGGTCAGAGCCCAGACCACGACACTGCAGAGTCACCACAGCgag CAACCGGCGGCCAATGGGACGCTCCGAGACTTTGACAAGGACAAGGCCTGGAAGGCGGTGGTGGTGCAGATGGCTCAGTGA
- the osgep gene encoding tRNA N6-adenosine threonylcarbamoyltransferase has product MTVVIGFEGSANKIGVGIVRDGVVLSNPRRTYITPPGQGFLPSETAKHHRGVILTVLKEALQQAGLKPADIDCVAYTKGPGMGAPLVTTALVARTVSQLWGKPLLGVNHCIGHIEMGRLVTRANNPTVLYVSGGNTQVIAYSERRYRIFGETIDIAVGNCLDRFARVIKISNDPSPGYNIEQMAKRGKQYVELPYTVKGMDVSFSGILSYIEEAAHKMLGSRQCTAEDLCFSLQETLFAMLVEITERAMAHCNSQEVLIVGGVGCNLRLQEMMGTMCKERGARLFATDESFCIDNGAMIAQAGWEMFRAGHVTELPDSWITQRFRTDEVEVTWRD; this is encoded by the exons ATGACAGTGGTGATTGGATTCGAAGGCAGTGCCAACAAGATAGGAGTGGGTATTGTGCGGGATGGCGTGGTCCTCTCGAACCCCAGGCGTACCTACATCACACCGCCAGGCCAAG GGTTCCTGCCCAGTGAAACTGCCAAGCACCACAGGGGCGTTATCCTGACTGTCCTGAAGGAGGCGCTGCAGCAAGCAGGCCTCAAACCTGCTGACATTGACTGCGTGGCCTACACAAAGG GTCCAGGGATGGGCGCCCCGTTGGTGACCACGGCCCTGGTCGCGCGGACAGTGTCCCAGCTGTGGGGGAAGCCGCTCTTGGGGGTGAACCACTGCATCGGGCACATCGAGATGGGACGCCTGGTCACCCGCGCCAACAACCCCACCGTGCTGTACGTCAGCGGGGGGAACACGCAG GTGATCGCGTACTCGGAGCGCCGCTACAGGATATTCGGGGAGACCATCGACATTGCCGTGGGGAACTGCCTGGACCGATTCGCCAGGGTCATTAAG ATCTCGAACGACCCCAGCCCCGGATACAACATCGAGCAGATGGCTAAGAG GGGTAAGCAGTACGTGGAGTTGCCCTACACGGTAAAAGGAATGGACGTCTCCTTCTCCGGAATACTGTCCTACATcgag GAAGCGGCTCACAAGATGCTGGGCTCCAGGCAGTGCACGGCAGAGgacctgtgtttctctctgcag GAGACCTTGTTCGCCATGCTGGTGGAGATCACGGAGCGAGCCATGGCGCACTGCAACTCCCAGGAGGTCCTCATTGTCGGGGGAGTGGGCT gtaaTTTGCGGCTGCAGGAGATGATGGGGACGATGTGTAAGGAGAGAGGAGCGCGCCTCTTCGCCACGGACGAGAG CTTCTGCATCGATAACGGGGCTATGATCGCGCAGGCCGGCTGGGAGATGTTCCGGGCGGGTCACGTGACCGAGCTGCCGGACTCCTGGATCACCCAGAG gttcAGGACGGATGAGGTGGAAGTCACGTGgagagactga
- the apex1 gene encoding DNA-(apurinic or apyrimidinic site) endonuclease: protein MSKRGKKAEDGTGDVDQDNGAAPDTKKAKKGKEPEAPVLYEDPPDQLTSKDGRAANMKITSWNVDGLRAWVKKKGLDWVREEAPDVLCLQETKCAEKSLPADITSMPEYPHKYWAGSDEKEGYSGVAMLCKNEPLSVTYGIDKEEHDKEGRVITAEFADFFLVTAYVPNASRGLVRLDYRKTWDEDFRAYLCELDRRKPLVLCGDLNVAHQEIDLKNAKGNRKNPGFTPEEREGFTQLLEAGFVDSFRELYPEQANAYTFWTYMMNARSKNVGWRLDYFVLSKALLPSLCDSKIRGKAMGSDHCPITLHLAI from the exons ATGTCGAAGAGAGGAAAGAAGGCCGAAGACGGAACTGGAGATGTGGATCAGGACAACGGTGCAG CTCCAGACACCAAGAAAGCCAAGAAGGGGAAGGAGCCGGAGGCCCCCGTGCTATACGAAGACCCACCGGATCAGCTGACCTCCAAAGACGGGCGCGCCGCCAACATGAAGATCACCTCCTGGAACGTGGACGGCCTGCGGGCCTGGGTCAAGAAGAAGGGGCTGGAC TGGGTGCGCGAGGAGGCCCCGGACGTGCTCTGCCTGCAGGAGACGAAGTGCGCTGAGAAGTCCCTCCCTGCTGACATCACCTCCATGCCCGAGTACCCGCACAAGTACTGGGCCGGTTCCGACGAAAAGGAGGGATACAGCGGGGTGGCCATGCTCTGCAAAAACGAGCCCCTGTCCGTCACCTATGGCATCG ACAAGGAAGAGCACGACAAGGAGGGCCGCGTCATCACGGCCGAGTTCGCCGACTTCTTCCTGGTCACGGCCTACGTGCCCAACGCCAGCCGGGGCCTGGTCCGCCTGGACTACCGCAAGACCTGGGACGAGGACTTCCGGGCCTACCTGTGCGAGCTGGACCGGCGCAAGCCGCTGGTGCTCTGCGGCGACCTCAACGTGGCGCACCAGGAGATCGACCTGAAGAACGCCAAGGGCAACCGCAAGAACCCCGGCTTCACCCCGGAGGAGCGCGAGGGCTTCACCCAGCTGCTGGAGGCCGGCTTCGTCGACAGCTTCCGGGAGCTGTACCCGGAGCAGGCCAACGCCTACACCTTCTGGACCTACATGATGAACGCCCGCTCCAAGAACGTGGGCTGGCGCCTGGACTACTTCGTGCTCTCCAAGGCCCTGCTCCCCAGCCTGTGCGACAGCAAGATTCGCGGCAAAGCCATGGGGAGCGACCACTGCCCCATAACCCTCCACCTGGCCATCTag